Proteins co-encoded in one Candidatus Nitrosacidococcus tergens genomic window:
- a CDS encoding GtrA family protein has protein sequence MFIILYTLFAFIATGINLLFQWPIFHFFEGKWVLYMALIVGTLAGLVTKYILDKKWIFRYETKSKKDNLQKFGLYSLMGVFTTFIFWGTEMEFFYFFSFEGAQYIGGAIGLAVGYMVKYLLDRKFVFV, from the coding sequence ATGTTTATAATTCTATATACTCTTTTTGCATTTATTGCTACAGGCATTAATCTTTTATTTCAGTGGCCTATCTTTCATTTTTTTGAAGGTAAATGGGTTTTATATATGGCACTGATAGTAGGAACCTTAGCAGGCCTAGTGACTAAGTATATTTTAGATAAAAAATGGATTTTTCGTTATGAAACGAAAAGTAAAAAAGATAACTTACAAAAATTCGGGCTTTATTCTTTGATGGGCGTATTTACGACTTTCATTTTCTGGGGTACAGAAATGGAATTTTTCTACTTCTTCTCCTTTGAAGGAGCTCAATATATAGGTGGTGCCATTGGTCTTGCTGTAGGTTATATGGTGAAGTATTTATTAGATCGTAAGTTTGTATTTGTTTAA
- a CDS encoding ArnT family glycosyltransferase gives MKKINLKDYTTFLISLIPAIFWYIWLIKKGIALSPDSGNYLYSSLFIFNHFDLSALRTQWPPGYPLLIAVMEFLHLSPAVSAILVAAISLFFVIYFVNKILDFFEFEYGVYLRIFAVALLIFNINFIYIYQYAWSENLFTAFSLAIVYFLMKHYKTDHFKNLIFVSILVSLTALTRYLGYYAICLFALYVFFIRAIDKKLFTFSSLKYYLLVIVSTIPSVLWVIRNYLKDKTFHGPRTPSPWGASINIERFINTITGDNQAILFLCLFAIFLFLYSMLIKKQFSDLKQYIPICIPVFSMCIYVGLTIYSATVSYFDPLDTRFFAPIYPFLIIFLFWIIGFVLHLTRPRVIKKIFIAGFIALGFQALVVEANSFKDFIFKKYNPYIYTELGYYDSSLFKDTRAWFSKILAQNRSVINLYLFADYFYTEENFVRRAMARVVLYRDRHFDKYQTSFKATDQHKLHLLLKDNHEIEYQLIYHPKYFLDEQSYENIIHHGYIAILDDTRFKQFLAYKSNPPCQITNSSGHHFIQCL, from the coding sequence ATGAAAAAAATAAACTTAAAAGACTATACTACCTTTTTAATTTCTCTAATCCCGGCAATTTTTTGGTATATTTGGCTAATCAAAAAAGGAATTGCCCTTAGCCCTGATTCGGGAAATTACCTTTATTCTTCATTATTTATATTTAACCATTTTGATCTCTCTGCTTTGAGAACTCAGTGGCCTCCAGGATATCCGTTGTTGATCGCAGTTATGGAATTTCTACACCTCTCTCCTGCGGTCTCTGCAATACTAGTTGCGGCTATCTCGTTATTTTTTGTTATTTATTTTGTAAATAAAATATTAGACTTTTTTGAATTTGAATACGGAGTCTATCTAAGAATTTTCGCAGTAGCATTACTCATCTTTAATATTAATTTTATATACATATATCAATACGCATGGAGTGAGAATCTTTTTACTGCTTTCTCCCTAGCTATTGTTTATTTTTTAATGAAACACTATAAGACAGATCATTTTAAAAATTTAATTTTTGTTTCCATACTTGTATCGCTGACGGCACTCACTCGATATCTTGGTTATTATGCTATTTGTTTATTTGCTTTATATGTTTTTTTTATCAGAGCAATTGATAAGAAATTATTTACTTTTAGCTCACTTAAATATTATCTACTAGTAATAGTATCAACCATCCCATCTGTATTATGGGTAATTAGGAATTATTTAAAAGATAAAACTTTCCATGGGCCAAGAACTCCATCCCCTTGGGGTGCTTCAATAAATATTGAAAGATTTATAAATACTATTACAGGTGATAACCAAGCGATTTTATTTTTATGCTTGTTTGCTATTTTTCTTTTTTTATATAGCATGCTGATAAAAAAACAATTTAGCGATCTCAAGCAATATATTCCCATATGTATTCCGGTATTTTCCATGTGTATTTATGTTGGGCTAACAATTTATAGTGCAACGGTATCTTATTTTGATCCACTAGATACAAGGTTTTTTGCACCTATCTACCCATTTTTAATAATTTTCCTTTTTTGGATAATTGGTTTTGTATTGCATTTAACACGTCCAAGGGTAATTAAAAAAATATTCATTGCTGGGTTTATTGCTCTTGGATTCCAAGCACTGGTTGTAGAAGCAAATAGCTTTAAGGATTTTATATTTAAAAAATACAATCCTTATATTTATACTGAACTTGGTTACTACGATTCTAGTTTATTTAAAGATACTCGAGCATGGTTCTCTAAAATCCTTGCCCAAAACCGCTCAGTAATTAATCTCTACCTATTTGCAGATTATTTCTATACAGAGGAGAATTTCGTAAGGCGAGCTATGGCTAGAGTAGTACTTTATCGGGATAGACATTTTGATAAATACCAAACCTCTTTCAAGGCTACAGATCAGCATAAATTGCATTTGTTGTTGAAGGATAATCACGAGATTGAGTATCAACTTATTTATCATCCTAAATATTTCCTAGATGAACAAAGTTATGAAAATATTATTCATCATGGCTATATTGCTATATTAGACGATACAAGGTTTAAACAATTTTTGGCGTATAAATCCAATCCACCTTGCCAAATCACTAATTCTAGTGGTCATCACTTTATCCAATGTTTATAA